ATTTTATAGAAGCAAAAGATATGGGAACAACGCTATCTGCTATTTTAATAGCAAATAATAATGCTCATATTATTAATATTGGAGATTCACGAATTTATCATTTAAAAGATCAAAGTTTAAATCAAATTACAATTGATCAAAATTTAATGAACTCTAATTATGATATACAAAAAATCAGACAACAAGCTCAAAGATATTATGGAACTAAGTTTAATGAAAATACTTATTGAAAAAGTTTAACAAGTGCTTTAGGTCCTGCTAAAAAACTAAAAATTGATAGCTATTTTTTAAAAAATAGTAATGGTTTATTTTGTTTAACAACTGATGGAATACATGATTTTATTGACTCAAAAACTTTTAAAGATTACTTAGATTTAAAATCTTCATTAAAAACTAAAGCAAAAAACATCATTAAATATTCTATTAATAACTTATCAACAGATAATTTATCAATAATTTTATTAGAGGTTTTATAATGCCAAAAACTAAAAAAGATTTAGGAATAAATAAAGAAGAATTATTAAATCAAGTTGTTAATAATAGATACAAATTAATTAAATATTTAAATTCTGGAGCTTTTGCAGTTGTTTTTAAAGCACTTGATTTAGATGCTTCTGTTTTAGAAAAAAAAGATGTTTTTGTTGCTGTAAAAATTATTTTAAAAGCTAAAAATAAAAATATTGAAACAATTAAAAAACGTCTATTTTTAGAAACCAATACTTTTGCAAAATTATCATTTTCAAAAAACATTGTAAAAATGAAAGATGTTTTTAGTTGACAAAATTATTATGTAATTGTTATGGAACTTATTGAGGGTGCTGATTTAAGTAAAAAGTTCAATGCATATAATAACGTCTTATCTAATAAA
This genomic window from Mycoplasma mycoides subsp. capri contains:
- a CDS encoding PP2C family protein-serine/threonine phosphatase — its product is MKIKAVGLSEKGNFRKENQDFLNYYKNSDGSFLAIICDGMGGHKRGEIASRLAVDTLVDLFKKTSFDKKESKEIFSWLEKSVSYIINVMKKYVEDFIEAKDMGTTLSAILIANNNAHIINIGDSRIYHLKDQSLNQITIDQNLMNSNYDIQKIRQQAQRYYGTKFNENTYWKSLTSALGPAKKLKIDSYFLKNSNGLFCLTTDGIHDFIDSKTFKDYLDLKSSLKTKAKNIIKYSINNLSTDNLSIILLEVL